The Anolis sagrei isolate rAnoSag1 chromosome Y, rAnoSag1.mat, whole genome shotgun sequence genome contains a region encoding:
- the LOC132781086 gene encoding suppressor of cytokine signaling 5-like, with translation MSQDGGARPKVKPDGGSGNRSGGRWKARTSQSLLSLEAEPAADGQMDPEPSRGVARSLRQKLQAAVGQCFPLKSAPRSPDLSSQRKIHLRELMLDTCPFPPGSELARTWNLIKQHTAPVSEQEVLTPVLPPTAEDEDDRLRERRRISIEQGVEPPPDALIHTFEVTAQINPLYKLGPKLAHGMNELVGASRVTLAAADEEEEEEEEEEEAGSSTMADIKDGYRVHTQIDYIHCLVPDLLQLTQLPCYWGVMDRYEAEALLDGKPEGTFLLRDSAQEDYLFSVSFRRYGRSLHARIEQWNHNFSFDVHDPSVFHAPTVTGLLEHYKDPSVCMFFEPLLSIPVNRTFPFGLQHLCRAVVTCCTTYDGIGRLPIPSALKEYLKEYHYKQRVRVRRLDAWWS, from the coding sequence ATGTCTCAGGACGGCGGAGCCCGGCCCAAGGTGAAGCCGGATGGAGGCTCTGGTAACCGTTCCGGTGGCCGCTGGAAGGCCAGGACGAGCCAGAGCCTGTTGTCGCTGGAGGCAGAGCCAGCGGCCGATGGTCAGATGGACCCTGAACCCAGCAGAGGGGTGGCCCGCTCCTTGCGGCAGAAACTCCAGGCGGCCGTGGGGCAGTGCTTCCCTCTCAAGAGTGCCCCTCGTTCCCCAGACCTGTCGTCCCAGCGCAAGATCCATTTGAGGGAGCTGATGCTGGACACGTGCCCTTTCCCACCCGGATCGGAGTTGGCTCGCACTTGGAATCTCATCAAGCAGCACACGGCGCCCGTTTCCGAGCAAGAAGTGCTGACGCCGGTGTTGCCTCCGACGGCCGAGGACGAAGACGACCGCTTGCGCGAACGGCGGCGCATCAGCATCGAGCAGGGCGTAGAGCCGCCTCCGGACGCTTTGATCCACACCTTCGAGGTGACCGCTCAGATCAATCCGCTCTATAAGCTTGGCCCCAAATTGGCGCACGGGATGAACGAGTTGGTTGGCGCCAGCCGGGTTACGTTGGCCGCTGCcgacgaagaggaggaagaagaggaagaggaggaggaagccggaTCTTCCACAATGGCAGACATCAAGGACGGCTACCGGGTCCATACCCAAATCGACTACATCCACTGCCTTGTTCCGGATTTGCTTCAACTGACGCAGCTGCCTTGCTACTGGGGAGTGATGGACCGCTACGAGGCTGAGGCCCTTCTCGACGGCAAGCCGGAGGGCACCTTCCTCCTCCGAGACTCGGCCCAAGAGGACTATCTCTTCTCGGTCAGCTTCCGGCGCTACGGCCGCTCCCTCCACGCCCGTATCGAGCAGTGGAACCACAACTTCAGCTTCGACGTCCACGACCCCAGCGTCTTCCACGCTCCCACCGTCACCGGCCTCCTGGAGCACTACAAGGACCCCAGCGTCTGCATGTTCTTCGAGCCGCTCCTCTCCATCCCAGTGAACCGCACTTTCCCTTTCGGCCTGCAGCATCTCTGTCGGGCCGTGGTCACCTGCTGTACCACTTACGATGGTATTGGACGCCTACCCATCCCCAGCGCCTTGAAGGAGTACCTCAAGGAGTATCACTACAAGCAGCGGGTCAGGGTCCGGCGCCTGGACGCTTGGTGGAGTTGA